TTTACAGATGTTTCCTGTAAACCTTTATGGAATACCTCTGTTTTTCTCTGAGCTTAAAAGAGATTTAAAAGGAATGGACAATCCAAATATAATCTATCCTGTAAATGAATTTACATTCATCCATATATTTCCGGACCAGGATGATGTCCGAAATTTCTACATTCCTATTGAACCCTCATTCATGCACTCGGTAGCAGAAGCAATGCCTCTTATCGAAAAGAAGCTTATTGACTTAATTGACGTATTAGAAGAAGATCCAATAACAGAAGAAGAAAGAAAGGAAGTTTTAAGAAGGGTCTTAAAAGAAGTGGTTTACATAAAAAAACCTGAAGAATCAATCGCCTCCCTGACCGGTGAAACTCTCGAAGGCGGTGCTTCTGTCGGAATTAAAGACAAGCTAATCAAATTTTTAAACACTGATTTTTCTGCCCAGAAAGAAACTGCCGAACTTGCAGGCGCAAATATTGCCCAGACCGATGAAGGAAAAGTAATTCTCACAATGGCTGAATACCGCTCAATTGAGTACCTTCTTATACGTGACAAGGTAGAAATGGGAATATTAAATCCATTCCTTGCAGACCCGTATAATGAAGATATCACATGCGATGGTGTAGGGCCGATATTTGTCGAGCATAAAATATTTAACGGACTTAAATCGGCCGTAGAGTTCAGATATTCTGAAGAAATTGACGATTTTGTAATAAAAATGGCTGAAAGAATCAAACGTCCTATTACATTCAGAAGCCCTATTGTCGATGCCACACTTCCTGACGGTTCACGTATAAACATAGTATATGGAACAGAAGTTTCAAAACACGGAAGTAATTTTACAATACGTAAATTTGCAGAAGAACCTTCAAGCATTCTTCAGCTTATAGAATGGAAAACCACCGATTATATGGTTGCCGGATATCTGTGGATATGTATAGAATTTGGAATGTCTCTTTTTATGAGCGGTGAAACTGCAAGTGGAAAAACAACAAGTCTGAATGCGCTTACCACATTTATTGCACCTGAAAGCAAAATTGTAACAATTGAAGATACACCGGAACTGACTGTTCCTCATAAAAACTGGACTCGTGAAGTATCAAAGGGAAAAGGAAAGGGCGAAGGTGAGGGAGGAGAGATAACAATGTTCGATCTCCTAAGATCAGCTCTTCGTCAGCGTCCAAATTACATCCTTGTCGGTGAAATCCGTGGTTCTGAAGGATCAGTTGCATTTGGTGCCATGCAGACAGGTCACCCTGTAATGAGCACATTTCACGCATCATCTGTAGAAAAACTTATCCAGCGTCTCTGTAGTGAGCCGATAAATATTCCGCTGACACATGTGGATAACTTAAATCTTGTAATTATCCAAAGTGCTGTTAGAAGACCTTCCGGTGGCACTGTAAGACGCATGTTAAGCATCAATGAGCTTGTAGGATATGATCCTGAGACAAAGGGTTTTTCATTTGTTGGAATATTTGTATGGAATCCGATAACAGATGAATTTGATTTCCCCGGACGAGGAAGCAGTTACCTTCTTGAATCAAAGATTGCAACTCTTCTTGGTGTGCCGGACAATAAGAAATCTGAGATGTATTTTGAGGTTGAAAAAAGGGCAAAAATTCTCCAAAGGCTTCATAAAGCAGGTTATATGGGATTTTGGGATCTTTACCATATGATTACGAAGGTTAAAAAACAGGGTCTTTTAAAAATTGAATTTTAGGCGCATCTTATGTTTGAATCAAAGTTAAAGGAGTTAAGAGAGAAAAACGGAGGTAAACTTCCCTTTGAAGACTCCGTAAAAGAGATCAAAAACAGACTTCTTGATATTGAGGAGAACAAAAAGATGGGCAATGATCTCTTGTTCATGATAACTTACATGGCCGCAATTACAAATGCCAACGTCTCAAGACCTGAAATTTTTGCCTACACTGCCGAAAGAAGAGAATACATTCCGACAAAGTATATGAAAAGAGTTGAATGCTTTGTCAAAAGGTGGAATTACAGTTATTCCGAAGGTTTAAGAATTGTTGCAGACAGGGTAAGAAACCCTCTTGTTGAAAGTTTATTAAACCGTTTTGGAAATTCAATTGAATCAGGTGTTCCGGATGAGGAATTCCTTACTGAAGAGCTTGGAACTATTCGAAATGTTTACAGAAACAATTTTGAACAGGGAATAGAGATGCTAAAAAAATGGGGTGATGCATATATCGCTCTTATGCTTTCAGCAACAATTGTAAGCATCATCATCATGGTATCTGTTGCTATTTATGCACCTGATGATCTTGACTCAACACTTAACTCATCTTACTTTTTGACAATTGGTGTTTCAGCATTTGGTATTATAACAATGTACAAATCAATACCTGATGACCAGAAATGCCATAATCTGCCCTATGGAGGAAGTTATGAGCAGAATCTTATCAGAAAGTTTGAAAGGGTGCTGTTGCCTATTGCATTTTTAGTCTCAGTCATATTATTTATTGCAGGCATTAATTTTGGATTAATATGCCTTTTATTTGGGATACTTTTAGCACCGCTTGCAATATTTGGCTGGCGTGATGACAATAACATTATTGTTCGTGATGAGGATTTTACAGTATTTATCCGCGGTCTTGGTTCAATTATGGGAGGAATGGGAATGACAATCACACCTGCCATAGCAAAGGTTGACAGAAAATCCCTTCATGTTCTTGGAAAATACATCGATTCAGTATACTCCAAGATGAATATTGGTCTTGATGAAGCTTTAGTGTGGAAAAAATTTGTAGGTGACACCGGAAGCAATCTAATCTACAAATACCTTGGAATTTTCAGGGATTCAATAGAACTTGGTGCAGATCCGGCTGAAGTATCACATATTGTAAGTACTTCCATGCTTGAACAGACACTCCTTCGGCAGAAAAGAGAAATGCTTGGAATGGGTTTTATTGTTCTCTTAATACCAATGCATGTAGCAATGATTGGAATTTTTGTATTCCTTTTTTATATTCTTCTTAAAATGGCACATGCTATTGAAAGTGTGATGGCTACTTTTGAAGATACTGCGGCGGCACTTAGTTCAAGTACAACCTCTGTCGGAGGATCGATGATGGGAACAATTAACATTTTTGCTAATTTCCCTGAGGATAAAATGCAGATGTTTTTGATAATATCTGTATTGATAATTACAGTGGCAAATGTCATTGCCGGAAAAATAGTAAAAGGCGGAGACCGATATATGTTTTATGTATTTGGAAGCATTTTATTTATTCTGTCAGGATTAATGTATATTATTGGTCCGGTTTTTGTTGACATAATGTTTACCATTCCAGGTTTTGAGGCGATATAATGACAGAAGAAAACGGCGACAGAAAGAGACGACTACTTATGATGCTGACCATCGTTCTTGCCGGGTCAGCAATTACATTTATAGACCTGAGTCCGGCTATTGCAATCCTTATTGCTCTGGGAGTAGGAATTGTAATGCTTTTTGCATTGCAGATGGTTACTTTTGATGAATTAAAAATTGGATTTTCTAATCTAAAAGATAAGCTAAACCAGCCAATAAGCATAAAAAAAGACAAATCAAAAGAGTCTGCTTCAAAAGATACACCTGCTATAAAAACAGAAAAACCAGAAATTAAAGATAAAAAGGCAGGCAAAAAAAGAGAGATTCCTTTTGCATCCTATCTTCAAAAGATTCCTTTCATCAAAGACAAAATTGGTACTAAATCTTCAGATATTAACAAACCAGAAAAAAAAGATGACAAAACTGATGATAAAAGAAAAGATGATTCTTCAAAAAAGTCATTATTCCCAACATTTTCATCTGCCTTTGGCTTTTTAAAAGGAAAAACAGAAAAAAAGGATAAAGCAAAAAAAATTGATGAACTCCTTGACAAAACTGTAAAAGGAGAATTTCCTTCTGAATCGTCTGAAACTGAAGATATTCAGGGTGGCGAGAGTATAGATTCATCCGAAGAGGATGAGTTCTCTGATTTTGACGATTTAGACCTCGGACTCGAAGAGGATGAAGATATTTCAGTTGAAAATAGTGATTCAAAACCAGCCGGTTTTGAAGAAGAGATACCTGAATCAACAATTGCTGATATTTTATTAAAAGAAGGTATAGAACTTGAACTTGATGACGAGGAGTTCCCGGCGGCTGATTCTCAAAATGAAGATGAGGAAACTACAGATTCAGATGTTTCATCATCAGGGCTGAGTGAATTTGATGAACTCGATGATGATGTCTCAGGCCTTGATTTGGATGATGAAGAACTGGATGAATTTGATGACATCGATTTGGATGAAATTGAAACTGAAGATGAGATAGATCTTGGAGAAGAGGAGGAGACAGAGGAGATTGAAATCGGAGTTTCCGATGAAGAAATGCCTGAACCAGTCGAACCTGAAGAAGACATTATATCTGCACCACCCAAAGAATGGACTCAGACAAGACAAACAAGTGTCTCTTCAGATGATGACAATCTCTACGAAACTCCCATGTCACTTGCACTCGGAGGAGGCGATGACGATGATCTCTTTGCTATGCTCAAATCTGATACAAAAAAAGCTGTATCAGTTCAGGAATTAAGTCTAGTTCGTGATTTAAAAGATATCAAAGTTGAAAGTGAAGAGCTTGTCGGCGAACTTGAAGATATTTTAGTCCAGTTTGGAATTGAAAAGGAAATTAAAAAAGATATAAATGAAAATAATAATGAAGCAAATATAAATAAGCAGAATCAATAATTAGGAGGTTTATTTGATATGACACAGTTGCCGGTAAAACTTGAACATGAGGGAAAATGGGTCTCATTAAAAATCGATCTTGACGAAGAAAAAATAACTATTCCCGGACCTGTTTCAACTGAAATAAAAATAAAAGCAGTTGATGATCTCGAAGAGAAGAAAAATATCCTGATTATTAACACAAAAAAAGGCGAATCTGTCAAACTGGCCTCAGTTCCAAAAGTATTGCAAATCTTAAAACGTGCAATAATTATGGGATGCACTGCTTATCGTCTTTCAGCATATTTTATGTCACCGGCAATCAGGGGAGGTGTAATGGTAAAAAATACCAAATGGGAAAAAGGTGCAATTGCCGTTTTAAAGACAGGAATCTGGTGTGTCAGCAAGGAAAAGCAGGTATGCATCCCTCTTGATGAAGTATCAGGAATTGATCTTACAAAAAGGGAAATTTCCGGCAAAGAAAATGATGTTGTACAAATTAACCATATCGAGTCCGGAGAAGTCGTAACAAGTTTTGTATTATGCCCCCTTACAACTCTTCAAATTTTATTCAACTATCTAAAAGATGCAACAAAGTATCTTGATGTTTCTTCAGGAGAACTTGATGGTGTATCAAGTCAGGTTGCAATGCTTGTTTACAGTGGAATGGACACTCATGCTATTGAAAACATGATAAATATTTCGAATAAACAGATAGAATCTATATATGACAAATTAATTGAGAAAGGCCTTGTGGAAGTGGTTATGATAAGACGGGAAGTAAAACTCACCACAAAAGGTGTCAGATTTGTGAACGAATCTGTAAAAACTTAAAAAAATTAGCTGAAACATAAAAATTAATCATCTTACAGTATTTTTAAAATATATTTTATAAATAAAGAATCATTTTATGAAGCTTTTTTTTCCAAATATTTCAAATGAGCAATTTTATTTCTTTTTTTTCAAAAAAAATCCATAATATTTTTGATTACATTCGATAACCTTAATAGGATTCATATAAGAATAAATAACGATTGACAATGGGAAGGATCCTTGTTGTAGACGATACAATGTTTATGAGAACTCTTCTGAAAAATATTTTATTTTCAGGCTCACATGATATCGTTGGAGAAGCAGAAGACGGTGAAGATGCCGTTGAAAAGTACAAGGCATTAAAACCAGACCTTGTTACTATGGATGTAGTAATGCCAAAAATGAACGGTATAGAAGCACTTAAAGCAATTATGGCCTTAGATCCAAATGCGAAGGTTGTCATGTGCACTGCCGTTGGCCAGGAACAAATGGTAAAACTGGCAATCAAAACAGGAGCAAAAGGGTACATTGTTAAACCATTCCAGGCCCCAAAGGTCCTTGAAGAGGTAAATAACGTTTTAAGTTCCTGATAAAATGATCAGAGTTCTGATTATTGATGACTCTGTTTTCATGCGTACGGTTCTGACCGATATTCTGAAAAAAGATCCATCAATAGAAATAGCAGGCACAGCAGAAGACGGATTAAAGGGTCTTAAGAAGATAGAAGAGCTATCTCCTGATGTAATAACCCTTGACATTCAGATGCCAAACATGGACGGTATTGAAATGCTTGAGCGTATGCAGTCGCTTGAAAATCCGCCAAAAATTCTGCTTCTTAGTACTCTCACCTCAAAAGATGCCGAATTAACCAAACGTGCTCTCGATTTAGGTGCAGATGACTTTATGCTAAAGCCAAGAAACCTTGGCAAAATCAGGGGTATTCAGTCAGAACTTATTACAAAAATAAAGCATCTGATAACAATACCGTCTGTTCAAAAAAAGGTAAAAGTCGAAAGTGTCCCGGCTGACAAAGTTGTTCTGATAGGATCATCGGCAGGTGGTCCACCTATGCTTGACATGCTTGTTTCATCTTTAAAACCGGAGTTAAATGCCGCAGTTGTAATCACACAGCATATGCCTGCAGGCTTTACCGCATCTCTTGCTGAAAGATTGAACAGAATTTCACCTTTGGATGTAAAAGAAACAGAGAATGGAGATATTCTTCAGAAAGGGAAAATTTTCGTCTCAAAAGGTGGATTTCATACAATTATTTCCGCAACACTTGACAACGCAGGAAAAGTCGGAGGTAAAATAACTCTTTCAAAAGCACCTCCTGTCCATGCTGTAAGACCTGCAGTTGACAAGACATTCAGCTCTGCCGCAAAAGTCTACGGTCCTAAAATTGTCGCTTCCATATTAAGCGGCATGGGCAGTGACGGAGGAGAAGGTATGGCCGCCATAAAAGAAGCAGGTGGTAAAACATTAGTTGTCCGTGAGGAGGACTGCCTTGTCTATGGTATGGCACGTTCTGCACTGGAGAGAAACTGCGTTGACAGAGTTCTGCCTTTAAAATCAATACCAAGGGAAATCATGAGATCAGTTTCTGAAATGGAGTGAGTTATTCAAATGTCAGAGCAGGATTCATACAGAAAATTATTTGTCGCAGAATCTATCGAAAATCATGAGAATATTGTCAACAATATTCTTATTCTCGAAGAAGGTTCTGATTCGAATGCAATTGATGAGATTTTCAGATCTGCACATACTTTGAAGGGAATGTCTGCATCCATGGGATATTCCGAGATGGAACACCTCTGTCATAAGATGGAGGATGTATTCAGCCTTATTAGAAGTGGCCATAATGAAATATCTCCTGAATTGACAGATCTTCTTCTTGCCTGTACAGACAGAATAGAGGAGATGATCGATGATATCGAAAACGGCGGTGACAGCTCAGCAGTAGAATCAAAGGATTTGATTGCCAAATTAAAAAAATACGAAGAATCTGATGAATCCGAAACTTCTGCAATAAAAGAAGATAACTCTTTTGATAAAACTTCAGACGATTTAAGCGGGATGTTCTCTTTGGATTTGGATGAACAAACCGATATTTACTCAGACACCAGCAAAGATGCAGAATCCTTCATTGAAGATGAAAATGGAAAAGAACCAGGGTTTTTGTCAAATATTCCAAAATATAAAATAAAAGTTACTGTCGCACCTGAATGTGGAATGAAAGACGTAAGAGCAATTATCGTTCTTCAAAACCTGGAAGATTTAGGAACCATAATCTCAAGCACTCCCACAATGGATGAGCTTGATGAAGGAATAATCGAAGATTCTCTTGAGATAATAATTGAGAGTGATTCCGGAGAAGAAGCATTAAAAAGTGCGGCAACTGTCACCGATATTTCAAATATTGAGATTGAACCTTTTTCAGAGGGAGCAGAAAAAACCGGTATTTCTGCAAGTCTTCCATCATATCTGCTTAAAATTGAAATTTCGCCTGAATGCACAATGAAAGATATCAGGGCTATGATTGTCCTGAATAATCTTGAAAAATCAGGAAATATAATTTCATCAACTCCTACTGCCGAACAGATAGATGCAGGAGAAATTGGTGATTTCTTCGAAGTTGTAATTGAAAGTGAATTATCTGAAGATGAACTTGTCAGTGCATCTTCAGGCCCTGACATAAAACAGGTAACTATCTCTTCTTCATCTGAATCAAAAAAGCCGGGTGCAACACAAGACCTTTCAGAAGGTGAAACACCAAAACCAGGTGATGATGATTTGAAAGATAAAAAATCATCAGAACAAAAGGATGCATCAGCTGATGATTCCAAATCCATTCCTTCAGACAAGGATGAACCCTCAGCCAGAAAAGAGAAAAGTTCTGAAAGCGGCAGAAAAAAAGAAGTCAAAAACATAAGAGTTGACATCCAGCGTCTTGATCAGATGATGAACCTCGTCGAAGACCTGGTGATAAACGGCGGAAGACTCAAACAGATTGCAAAAGACCATCAGATAAAGGAGATGGATGAAGCCTTAAACATGGTGAGCAGATCAATATCAGATCTTCAGAATCTCATGATGAATATAAGGATGATTCCTTTAAGCCAGATATTCAACCGTTTTCCCCGTGTTGTAAGAGACGTTGCCCATCATGACGGAAAAGAAGTTGAATTCGTAATGACCGG
The genomic region above belongs to Methanomicrobium antiquum and contains:
- the cheB gene encoding chemotaxis-specific protein-glutamate methyltransferase CheB, with amino-acid sequence MIRVLIIDDSVFMRTVLTDILKKDPSIEIAGTAEDGLKGLKKIEELSPDVITLDIQMPNMDGIEMLERMQSLENPPKILLLSTLTSKDAELTKRALDLGADDFMLKPRNLGKIRGIQSELITKIKHLITIPSVQKKVKVESVPADKVVLIGSSAGGPPMLDMLVSSLKPELNAAVVITQHMPAGFTASLAERLNRISPLDVKETENGDILQKGKIFVSKGGFHTIISATLDNAGKVGGKITLSKAPPVHAVRPAVDKTFSSAAKVYGPKIVASILSGMGSDGGEGMAAIKEAGGKTLVVREEDCLVYGMARSALERNCVDRVLPLKSIPREIMRSVSEME
- a CDS encoding response regulator, whose product is MGRILVVDDTMFMRTLLKNILFSGSHDIVGEAEDGEDAVEKYKALKPDLVTMDVVMPKMNGIEALKAIMALDPNAKVVMCTAVGQEQMVKLAIKTGAKGYIVKPFQAPKVLEEVNNVLSS
- a CDS encoding type II/IV secretion system ATPase subunit, which encodes MGSLSANVNLPFQPEEVDPEDDIYSNYESSALYRMLPANAKEYVAQSPHLLEYLQMFPVNLYGIPLFFSELKRDLKGMDNPNIIYPVNEFTFIHIFPDQDDVRNFYIPIEPSFMHSVAEAMPLIEKKLIDLIDVLEEDPITEEERKEVLRRVLKEVVYIKKPEESIASLTGETLEGGASVGIKDKLIKFLNTDFSAQKETAELAGANIAQTDEGKVILTMAEYRSIEYLLIRDKVEMGILNPFLADPYNEDITCDGVGPIFVEHKIFNGLKSAVEFRYSEEIDDFVIKMAERIKRPITFRSPIVDATLPDGSRINIVYGTEVSKHGSNFTIRKFAEEPSSILQLIEWKTTDYMVAGYLWICIEFGMSLFMSGETASGKTTSLNALTTFIAPESKIVTIEDTPELTVPHKNWTREVSKGKGKGEGEGGEITMFDLLRSALRQRPNYILVGEIRGSEGSVAFGAMQTGHPVMSTFHASSVEKLIQRLCSEPINIPLTHVDNLNLVIIQSAVRRPSGGTVRRMLSINELVGYDPETKGFSFVGIFVWNPITDEFDFPGRGSSYLLESKIATLLGVPDNKKSEMYFEVEKRAKILQRLHKAGYMGFWDLYHMITKVKKQGLLKIEF
- a CDS encoding chemotaxis protein CheW, with the protein product MSEQDSYRKLFVAESIENHENIVNNILILEEGSDSNAIDEIFRSAHTLKGMSASMGYSEMEHLCHKMEDVFSLIRSGHNEISPELTDLLLACTDRIEEMIDDIENGGDSSAVESKDLIAKLKKYEESDESETSAIKEDNSFDKTSDDLSGMFSLDLDEQTDIYSDTSKDAESFIEDENGKEPGFLSNIPKYKIKVTVAPECGMKDVRAIIVLQNLEDLGTIISSTPTMDELDEGIIEDSLEIIIESDSGEEALKSAATVTDISNIEIEPFSEGAEKTGISASLPSYLLKIEISPECTMKDIRAMIVLNNLEKSGNIISSTPTAEQIDAGEIGDFFEVVIESELSEDELVSASSGPDIKQVTISSSSESKKPGATQDLSEGETPKPGDDDLKDKKSSEQKDASADDSKSIPSDKDEPSARKEKSSESGRKKEVKNIRVDIQRLDQMMNLVEDLVINGGRLKQIAKDHQIKEMDEALNMVSRSISDLQNLMMNIRMIPLSQIFNRFPRVVRDVAHHDGKEVEFVMTGSETELDRSVIDNLGDPLLHLIRNGVNHGIETPDKRVAAGKPGKGKLVLSARAEQGNVIIELTDDGGGINRSKVLETAIKRGLISKEDSVGYPEEDIPNFLFQAGFSTAEVITDISGRGVGLDVVKGAIESLKGSIKVDSTEGKGTKFILTLPPTMAIIEVMMVRINDRRCAIPINTVVEVAKVDFEKVTRIGKSEAILLRDEVLQINRLDQMFGKVKDSGVVVIVQYKGTKCCIPVDVVEGQQEVVVKPVSNIIGNCPGVSGVTIPGDGDVLPILDVNTMI
- the flaJ gene encoding archaellar assembly protein FlaJ; translated protein: MFESKLKELREKNGGKLPFEDSVKEIKNRLLDIEENKKMGNDLLFMITYMAAITNANVSRPEIFAYTAERREYIPTKYMKRVECFVKRWNYSYSEGLRIVADRVRNPLVESLLNRFGNSIESGVPDEEFLTEELGTIRNVYRNNFEQGIEMLKKWGDAYIALMLSATIVSIIIMVSVAIYAPDDLDSTLNSSYFLTIGVSAFGIITMYKSIPDDQKCHNLPYGGSYEQNLIRKFERVLLPIAFLVSVILFIAGINFGLICLLFGILLAPLAIFGWRDDNNIIVRDEDFTVFIRGLGSIMGGMGMTITPAIAKVDRKSLHVLGKYIDSVYSKMNIGLDEALVWKKFVGDTGSNLIYKYLGIFRDSIELGADPAEVSHIVSTSMLEQTLLRQKREMLGMGFIVLLIPMHVAMIGIFVFLFYILLKMAHAIESVMATFEDTAAALSSSTTSVGGSMMGTINIFANFPEDKMQMFLIISVLIITVANVIAGKIVKGGDRYMFYVFGSILFILSGLMYIIGPVFVDIMFTIPGFEAI
- a CDS encoding CheF family chemotaxis protein — protein: MTQLPVKLEHEGKWVSLKIDLDEEKITIPGPVSTEIKIKAVDDLEEKKNILIINTKKGESVKLASVPKVLQILKRAIIMGCTAYRLSAYFMSPAIRGGVMVKNTKWEKGAIAVLKTGIWCVSKEKQVCIPLDEVSGIDLTKREISGKENDVVQINHIESGEVVTSFVLCPLTTLQILFNYLKDATKYLDVSSGELDGVSSQVAMLVYSGMDTHAIENMINISNKQIESIYDKLIEKGLVEVVMIRREVKLTTKGVRFVNESVKT